From Salvia splendens isolate huo1 chromosome 3, SspV2, whole genome shotgun sequence, a single genomic window includes:
- the LOC121795868 gene encoding linoleate 9S-lipoxygenase 5-like isoform X2 → MVCACDYSEMWENLVGCVCGKIKDQPSVGIEKKRKIKGIVVLKKKNVMDVTDIRASLVDRIHELMGKGISLQLVSSHSADPANLLKGKVGKEAYLEDWVPKLTSLNAEDDALFDVSFDWDESLGVPGALIVRNQHRSQTYLPAETPEPLLFYRQQELMSLRGTGSGMLKEWDRVYDYAYYSDLGMPENGHHYARPVLGGPDYPYPRRARTGRKPNKKDPNTESRLFLLSLNTYVPNDERFNQVKFSDFIGYALKSIGQVIVPEVKALLDKTINEFDTFEDILRLYEGGVKLPDSHSLKKIRQCVPWELVRELIRSDGERFLKFPVPDVIKGDKTAWRTDEEFGREMLAGVNPVVIQRLQEFPPRSKLDREQYGDQDSRITREHLHTNMNGLTVDEAIQKNKMFILDHHDALMPYLRRVNTTTTKTYATRTILLLQADGTLKPLAIELSLPHENGDALGAISQVFTPCDHGVGSAIWQLAKAYVAVNDSGYHQLISHWLNTHAVIEPFVIATNRQLSTLHPIHKLLKPHFRDTIHINALARQILINAGGVLEITVFPARYAMEMSSFVYRNWNFTEQALPVDLIKRGVAFPDQSHPYGLKLLIEDYPFAVDGLEIWYAIEAWVTEYCSIYYPATDDEVRGDTELQSWWKELREVGHGDLKDKPWWPKMETRAELIQSCTIVIWVASALHAAVNFGQYPYAGYLPNRPTVSRRFMPKPDSDEFAELESNPDLAYLKTITAQLQTLLGVSLIEILSRHSRDEIYLGQRDNPEWTSDERALEAFDRFRAALVEIEKRIRERNEDKTLKNRYGPVEVPYMLLYPNTSDYSREGGLTGKGIPNSISI, encoded by the exons ATGGTGTGTGCTTGTGATTATTCAGAGATGTGGGAGAATTTAGTGGGGTGTGTGTGTGGCAAGATTAAAGACCAGCCCAGTGTTGGCAttgagaagaagaggaagattaAAGGCATTGTTGTGCTGAAGAAGAAGAATGTGATGGATGTCACCGACATCCGCGCTTCCTTGGTGGACCGAATTCACGAGCTCATGGGCAAAGGCATTTCCCTCCAGCTTGTCAGCTCCCACTCTGCTGATCCTG CAAACTTGCTAAAAGGGAAGGTGGGAAAAGAGGCATACTTGGAGGATTGGGTGCCGAAGCTGACTTCTCTGAATGCGGAGGATGATGCGTTGTTCGATGTGAGCTTCGATTGGGATGAATCTCTAGGCGTTCCTGGTGCTCTGATTGTGAGAAACCAACACCGCAGTCAG ACGTACTTGCCAGCCGAGACGCCGGAGCCTCTGCTCTTTTATAGGCAGCAAGAGCTCATGAGCCTCCGAGGGACGGGCTCCGGGATGCTCAAGGAGTGGGATAGGGTCTATGATTATGCATACTATAGTGACTTGGGTATGCCTGAAAATGGCCACCACTACGCTCGTCCGGTGCTTGGGGGCCCGGACTATCCCTACCCTCGTAGAGCGAGAACCGGGCGTAAGCCTAACAAAAAGG ATCCCAATACTGAAAGCAGGTTGTTTCTGCTGAGCTTGAACACATATGTCCCGAATGATGAGAGGTTCAACCAGGTCAAATTCTCTGATTTCATAGGCTATGCTCTTAAATCTATAGGCCAGGTTATAGTGCCGGAGGTGAAGGCTTTACTTGACAAGACTATCAATGAGTTCGACACGTTTGAAGACATTCTTCGTCTCTATGAAGGCGGAGTCAAGCTGCCTGATTCCCACTCGCTCAAGAAAATCAGGCAGTGTGTTCCGTGGGAGCTGGTCCGGGAACTCATCCGTTCGGATGGGGAACGCTTTCTTAAGTTCCCCGTGCCGGATGTCATCAAAG GGGACAAAACTGCATGGAGAACAGATGAAGAATTCGGAAGAGAAATGCTCGCAGGAGTGAACCCTGTTGTCATTCAACGTCTCCAG GAGTTTCCACCAAGAAGCAAACTAGACCGGGAACAATATGGCGATCAAGATAGCAGAATCACACGAGAGCACCTCCACACGAACATGAATGGCCTCACCGTCGATGAG GCCATACAGAAAAACAAGATGTTCATATTAGATCATCACGATGCGCTGATGCCGTACCTCCGAAGGGTCAACACCACTACAACAAAAACTTACGCTACCCGAACAATCCTTCTCCTCCAAGCAGATGGCACTCTCAAACCACTGGCGATTGAACTAAGCTTGCCCCATGAAAATGGAGACGCCCTCGGTGCCATAAGTCAAGTGTTCACTCCTTGCGATCACGGAGTTGGGAGTGCCATCTGGCAGCTCGCGAAAGCCTATGTTGCAGTAAATGATTCAGGCTATCATCAACTCATTAGCCACTG GCTGAACACTCACGCGGTGATTGAGCCATTTGTGATTGCAACCAACAGACAGCTGAGCACGCTCCACCCTATACACAAGCTTCTGAAGCCTCATTTCCGCGACACAATCCACATAAACGCCTTGGCTAGGCAGATCCTCATCAACGCAGGTGGAGTGCTTGAGATAACCGTCTTCCCAGCAAGATACGCCATGGAAATGTCTTCTTTCGTCTACAGAAACTGGAACTTCACCGAGCAAGCACTCCCCGTAGACCTCATCAAAAG AGGAGTGGCTTTTCCCGACCAAAGCCATCCCTACGGCCTCAAACTGTTAATTGAAGACTACCCCTTCGCTGTTGATGGCTTGGAAATCTGGTACGCAATCGAAGCTTGGGTGACTGAGTACTGTTCCATCTACTATCCTGCTACAGACGATGAGGTCCGAGGAGACACAGAGCTTCAATCATGGTGGAAGGAGCTTCGTGAAGTGGGACACGGCGACTTAAAGGACAAGCCGTGGTGGCCTAAGATGGAGACAAGAGCTGAGCTCATCCAATCATGCACAATCGTGATATGGGTGGCGTCGGCCCTCCACGCTGCTGTCAACTTCGGGCAATATCCTTACGCGGGATACCTCCCAAACCGCCCCACAGTGAGCCGTAGATTCATGCCTAAACCAGATAGTGATGAGTTTGCTGAGCTGGAGTCTAACCCAGACTTGGCCTACCTGAAAACTATAACAGCTCAGCTGCAAACTTTGCTCGGGGTTTCTTTGATTGAAATATTGTCTAGGCACTCGAGAGATGAGATATATCTTGGACAGAGAGATAACCCCGAGTGGACTAGCGACGAGCGAGCGCTGGAAGCATTCGACAGATTCAGGGCAGCGCTggttgagattgagaagagaataAGGGAGAGGAACGAGGATAAGACGTTGAAGAACCGTTATGGGCCTGTGGAGGTCCCCTACATGCTGTTATACCCCAACACCTCTGATTACAGTAGAGAGGGAGGCCTTACTGGAAAGGGTATTCCCAACAGTATCTCTATCTGA
- the LOC121795868 gene encoding probable linoleate 9S-lipoxygenase 5 isoform X1, whose amino-acid sequence MVCACDYSEMWENLVGCVCGKIKDQPSVGIEKKRKIKGIVVLKKKNVMDVTDIRASLVDRIHELMGKGISLQLVSSHSADPANLLKGKVGKEAYLEDWVPKLTSLNAEDDALFDVSFDWDESLGVPGALIVRNQHRSQVYLKTVRLEDVHGYGPMHFLCDSWVYPAHRYAYDRIFFTNATYLPAETPEPLLFYRQQELMSLRGTGSGMLKEWDRVYDYAYYSDLGMPENGHHYARPVLGGPDYPYPRRARTGRKPNKKDPNTESRLFLLSLNTYVPNDERFNQVKFSDFIGYALKSIGQVIVPEVKALLDKTINEFDTFEDILRLYEGGVKLPDSHSLKKIRQCVPWELVRELIRSDGERFLKFPVPDVIKGDKTAWRTDEEFGREMLAGVNPVVIQRLQEFPPRSKLDREQYGDQDSRITREHLHTNMNGLTVDEAIQKNKMFILDHHDALMPYLRRVNTTTTKTYATRTILLLQADGTLKPLAIELSLPHENGDALGAISQVFTPCDHGVGSAIWQLAKAYVAVNDSGYHQLISHWLNTHAVIEPFVIATNRQLSTLHPIHKLLKPHFRDTIHINALARQILINAGGVLEITVFPARYAMEMSSFVYRNWNFTEQALPVDLIKRGVAFPDQSHPYGLKLLIEDYPFAVDGLEIWYAIEAWVTEYCSIYYPATDDEVRGDTELQSWWKELREVGHGDLKDKPWWPKMETRAELIQSCTIVIWVASALHAAVNFGQYPYAGYLPNRPTVSRRFMPKPDSDEFAELESNPDLAYLKTITAQLQTLLGVSLIEILSRHSRDEIYLGQRDNPEWTSDERALEAFDRFRAALVEIEKRIRERNEDKTLKNRYGPVEVPYMLLYPNTSDYSREGGLTGKGIPNSISI is encoded by the exons ATGGTGTGTGCTTGTGATTATTCAGAGATGTGGGAGAATTTAGTGGGGTGTGTGTGTGGCAAGATTAAAGACCAGCCCAGTGTTGGCAttgagaagaagaggaagattaAAGGCATTGTTGTGCTGAAGAAGAAGAATGTGATGGATGTCACCGACATCCGCGCTTCCTTGGTGGACCGAATTCACGAGCTCATGGGCAAAGGCATTTCCCTCCAGCTTGTCAGCTCCCACTCTGCTGATCCTG CAAACTTGCTAAAAGGGAAGGTGGGAAAAGAGGCATACTTGGAGGATTGGGTGCCGAAGCTGACTTCTCTGAATGCGGAGGATGATGCGTTGTTCGATGTGAGCTTCGATTGGGATGAATCTCTAGGCGTTCCTGGTGCTCTGATTGTGAGAAACCAACACCGCAGTCAGGTATACTTGAAGACTGTGAGGTTAGAAGACGTCCATGGCTACGGTCCTATGCATTTCCTCTGCGATTCTTGGGTTTATCCTGCGCATCGCTATGCATATGATCGCATCTTCTTCACAAACGCG ACGTACTTGCCAGCCGAGACGCCGGAGCCTCTGCTCTTTTATAGGCAGCAAGAGCTCATGAGCCTCCGAGGGACGGGCTCCGGGATGCTCAAGGAGTGGGATAGGGTCTATGATTATGCATACTATAGTGACTTGGGTATGCCTGAAAATGGCCACCACTACGCTCGTCCGGTGCTTGGGGGCCCGGACTATCCCTACCCTCGTAGAGCGAGAACCGGGCGTAAGCCTAACAAAAAGG ATCCCAATACTGAAAGCAGGTTGTTTCTGCTGAGCTTGAACACATATGTCCCGAATGATGAGAGGTTCAACCAGGTCAAATTCTCTGATTTCATAGGCTATGCTCTTAAATCTATAGGCCAGGTTATAGTGCCGGAGGTGAAGGCTTTACTTGACAAGACTATCAATGAGTTCGACACGTTTGAAGACATTCTTCGTCTCTATGAAGGCGGAGTCAAGCTGCCTGATTCCCACTCGCTCAAGAAAATCAGGCAGTGTGTTCCGTGGGAGCTGGTCCGGGAACTCATCCGTTCGGATGGGGAACGCTTTCTTAAGTTCCCCGTGCCGGATGTCATCAAAG GGGACAAAACTGCATGGAGAACAGATGAAGAATTCGGAAGAGAAATGCTCGCAGGAGTGAACCCTGTTGTCATTCAACGTCTCCAG GAGTTTCCACCAAGAAGCAAACTAGACCGGGAACAATATGGCGATCAAGATAGCAGAATCACACGAGAGCACCTCCACACGAACATGAATGGCCTCACCGTCGATGAG GCCATACAGAAAAACAAGATGTTCATATTAGATCATCACGATGCGCTGATGCCGTACCTCCGAAGGGTCAACACCACTACAACAAAAACTTACGCTACCCGAACAATCCTTCTCCTCCAAGCAGATGGCACTCTCAAACCACTGGCGATTGAACTAAGCTTGCCCCATGAAAATGGAGACGCCCTCGGTGCCATAAGTCAAGTGTTCACTCCTTGCGATCACGGAGTTGGGAGTGCCATCTGGCAGCTCGCGAAAGCCTATGTTGCAGTAAATGATTCAGGCTATCATCAACTCATTAGCCACTG GCTGAACACTCACGCGGTGATTGAGCCATTTGTGATTGCAACCAACAGACAGCTGAGCACGCTCCACCCTATACACAAGCTTCTGAAGCCTCATTTCCGCGACACAATCCACATAAACGCCTTGGCTAGGCAGATCCTCATCAACGCAGGTGGAGTGCTTGAGATAACCGTCTTCCCAGCAAGATACGCCATGGAAATGTCTTCTTTCGTCTACAGAAACTGGAACTTCACCGAGCAAGCACTCCCCGTAGACCTCATCAAAAG AGGAGTGGCTTTTCCCGACCAAAGCCATCCCTACGGCCTCAAACTGTTAATTGAAGACTACCCCTTCGCTGTTGATGGCTTGGAAATCTGGTACGCAATCGAAGCTTGGGTGACTGAGTACTGTTCCATCTACTATCCTGCTACAGACGATGAGGTCCGAGGAGACACAGAGCTTCAATCATGGTGGAAGGAGCTTCGTGAAGTGGGACACGGCGACTTAAAGGACAAGCCGTGGTGGCCTAAGATGGAGACAAGAGCTGAGCTCATCCAATCATGCACAATCGTGATATGGGTGGCGTCGGCCCTCCACGCTGCTGTCAACTTCGGGCAATATCCTTACGCGGGATACCTCCCAAACCGCCCCACAGTGAGCCGTAGATTCATGCCTAAACCAGATAGTGATGAGTTTGCTGAGCTGGAGTCTAACCCAGACTTGGCCTACCTGAAAACTATAACAGCTCAGCTGCAAACTTTGCTCGGGGTTTCTTTGATTGAAATATTGTCTAGGCACTCGAGAGATGAGATATATCTTGGACAGAGAGATAACCCCGAGTGGACTAGCGACGAGCGAGCGCTGGAAGCATTCGACAGATTCAGGGCAGCGCTggttgagattgagaagagaataAGGGAGAGGAACGAGGATAAGACGTTGAAGAACCGTTATGGGCCTGTGGAGGTCCCCTACATGCTGTTATACCCCAACACCTCTGATTACAGTAGAGAGGGAGGCCTTACTGGAAAGGGTATTCCCAACAGTATCTCTATCTGA